Proteins found in one Paenibacillus wynnii genomic segment:
- a CDS encoding Rne/Rng family ribonuclease produces the protein MKQMIVHCTQHMTRMALLEDGKLVEYAAERDQQQGLVGSYYKGRVINVLPGMQAAFVDIGQKKNAFLYVDDVLHPHLDRQPTVKPSIEELLQPGQDIIVQVRKEPSGGKGARVTTHYTLPGRWMVYMPFAEYVGVSKKIGRESERNRLKGIGERLRRNEEGLIMRTVSEDEPPEAVEGDLTFLRAQWETITKRAAASTAPALLHSDLSIVQRFIRDAFNPHQDELMIDSHKAVIEAEFFLNDMAPDGYRPVVFYNRQESIFTAYRVQEQLNRSFGRKIILEGGATLIWDEAEALTVIDVNTAQYTGGGSLEETVTRTNLLAAEQIGRLIRLRDTGGIIIIDFIDMEQEEHRKMVTDRLESVITRDRTKTHILGWTRLGLLEMTRKKARHDSAGFTPVTCHCCGGTGKVGSWLGE, from the coding sequence ATGAAACAAATGATCGTTCACTGCACGCAGCATATGACCCGGATGGCTCTTCTGGAGGATGGAAAGCTAGTGGAATATGCAGCGGAACGCGATCAGCAGCAAGGACTGGTCGGCAGTTACTACAAAGGCCGTGTCATAAATGTTCTACCGGGCATGCAGGCTGCTTTTGTCGATATTGGGCAAAAGAAGAATGCCTTTTTATATGTTGATGATGTACTCCACCCCCATTTAGATAGGCAGCCAACGGTAAAACCCTCTATAGAGGAATTGCTGCAGCCGGGTCAGGATATTATTGTTCAGGTTAGAAAAGAGCCCAGCGGAGGCAAGGGGGCAAGAGTGACAACCCATTACACGCTCCCTGGCCGCTGGATGGTATATATGCCTTTCGCAGAATATGTGGGTGTCTCCAAAAAAATCGGACGTGAATCGGAGCGTAATCGGCTGAAAGGAATCGGAGAACGGCTGCGCAGGAATGAAGAAGGCCTTATTATGCGTACCGTTTCCGAGGACGAGCCCCCTGAAGCTGTAGAAGGTGACCTCACCTTTTTGCGTGCACAGTGGGAGACTATTACTAAACGTGCAGCAGCATCGACTGCTCCCGCTCTGCTCCACAGTGATCTAAGTATTGTACAGAGGTTTATACGGGATGCCTTTAACCCTCATCAGGATGAATTGATGATTGATTCTCACAAGGCTGTCATAGAAGCTGAATTCTTTCTGAATGACATGGCTCCTGACGGCTATAGACCTGTGGTTTTTTACAATCGACAGGAGTCTATTTTCACAGCATATAGGGTACAAGAGCAGCTGAATAGAAGCTTCGGACGTAAGATTATCTTGGAGGGCGGAGCAACGCTTATTTGGGACGAAGCGGAGGCTCTTACGGTTATTGATGTGAACACGGCACAATATACCGGGGGAGGTTCCCTAGAAGAGACCGTGACTCGGACGAACTTGCTGGCAGCCGAACAAATCGGTCGTCTGATCCGGTTAAGGGATACCGGTGGGATTATTATTATTGATTTTATTGATATGGAACAGGAAGAACATCGGAAGATGGTGACTGACCGTCTGGAGTCAGTGATTACCAGGGATCGTACCAAGACTCATATTTTGGGTTGGACAAGGCTTGGGCTGTTGGAGATGACTCGCAAAAAAGCCCGTCACGATTCAGCCGGCTTTACACCCGTTACTTGCCATTGTTGCGGAGGAACGGGGAAGGTAGGATCATGGCTGGGGGAGTAA
- a CDS encoding M23 family metallopeptidase: MDEKSTNKDRRKERIRNLIDETSGQHTVSSIFGKSDLSREMNEPDPEVMWKENRKIWEDGNRERPRFVSGLLRRIVVCILIFGLVWGIFTVQNPWTLKAQDFIADSLSNEMDFEAARVWYEQYFKGAPAFIPIFGREDEAAQKAVVLHGLSAPVSGSIVQPFATSLKGVEIMPAVDSSDNVMVKSVDMGRVLSVSRELEGGIRIRIRHTENITAEYGHLNGTKLEVDDWVQSGDTVGWLLQQESTSLPTLFFAVMRDTTYVDPTEVISFD; this comes from the coding sequence ATGGATGAGAAGTCAACTAACAAAGATCGCCGTAAGGAGCGGATCCGCAATTTAATAGATGAGACATCGGGACAGCACACCGTATCATCGATATTTGGGAAATCGGATTTGAGCAGAGAAATGAACGAACCCGATCCTGAAGTGATGTGGAAGGAAAATCGGAAGATTTGGGAGGATGGCAACAGGGAAAGACCCCGTTTTGTCAGCGGTTTACTGCGACGTATTGTGGTCTGCATTCTTATATTTGGATTGGTGTGGGGGATCTTCACCGTCCAGAATCCCTGGACGCTTAAGGCTCAGGATTTCATCGCCGATTCTTTGAGTAATGAGATGGACTTTGAAGCGGCCCGAGTGTGGTACGAGCAGTATTTCAAAGGTGCTCCTGCATTCATTCCTATCTTCGGGAGAGAAGATGAAGCGGCTCAAAAGGCCGTAGTTCTTCATGGGCTAAGTGCGCCGGTGTCCGGAAGCATTGTTCAACCCTTTGCCACCAGCCTTAAAGGTGTGGAAATTATGCCCGCAGTCGATTCAAGCGACAATGTGATGGTGAAGAGTGTTGATATGGGCCGTGTCCTCTCCGTATCCAGAGAACTGGAAGGAGGTATCCGGATTAGGATCCGGCATACCGAGAATATCACGGCGGAATACGGCCACCTTAACGGTACAAAGCTGGAAGTGGATGACTGGGTGCAAAGCGGTGATACTGTGGGCTGGCTGCTGCAGCAGGAATCCACCTCATTACCAACCCTCTTTTTTGCAGTTATGAGAGATACGACCTATGTTGACCCGACAGAAGTGATTTCATTTGATTAG
- a CDS encoding M50 family metallopeptidase: MIRIAGIHFSLHPLFVIVMLLSVVTGQFLELLTLFTIVLIHELGHVCAAVLTGVTVKSVQLLPFGGVAVIEDHGKLSAYHEIGIALAGPLQNGLMILCAFVLQRAGYENNAFLTYFIGANMMIALFNLLPILPLDGGKVMQAVITLLIPYYSALLWCGRVSIAASVLVIVYALLPLGTTGGVRLNVLMIGAFLIYSNITDHRNLPYRFVAFLMNRGAVYDRYMRTGASARPIVALSAKPLDDILRLFKRNQYHFIYVLNREGNVVAVVPEQRLVSSYFRI; this comes from the coding sequence TTGATTAGGATCGCTGGTATTCACTTTTCACTTCATCCTTTGTTTGTAATCGTTATGTTGCTCTCTGTTGTAACAGGACAGTTTTTAGAGCTCCTCACGTTATTCACAATTGTGCTGATACATGAATTAGGACATGTCTGTGCAGCTGTTCTGACCGGGGTTACTGTGAAAAGCGTACAACTCCTCCCGTTCGGTGGAGTGGCTGTTATTGAAGATCACGGCAAGCTGAGCGCCTATCATGAAATAGGGATTGCTCTGGCTGGACCGCTGCAGAATGGATTGATGATCTTGTGTGCCTTTGTTCTCCAAAGAGCAGGTTATGAGAATAACGCATTTTTAACCTACTTTATCGGCGCTAATATGATGATTGCCCTTTTTAATTTATTGCCGATTCTTCCGTTAGACGGAGGTAAAGTGATGCAAGCTGTGATCACTCTGCTTATCCCCTATTATTCAGCACTATTGTGGTGCGGGAGAGTGAGTATTGCTGCAAGTGTACTGGTTATCGTATATGCGCTTCTGCCTTTGGGTACAACTGGCGGTGTGAGGCTTAACGTATTAATGATTGGGGCTTTTCTTATCTATTCCAATATTACAGATCATCGTAACTTGCCGTATCGTTTCGTAGCATTTCTCATGAATAGGGGTGCTGTTTATGATCGGTATATGCGTACGGGAGCTTCTGCCCGTCCGATTGTTGCACTTTCTGCGAAACCTTTGGATGACATATTGCGTCTATTTAAACGTAACCAATATCATTTTATATACGTTTTGAACCGTGAGGGGAATGTCGTGGCTGTGGTGCCTGAACAGCGTCTGGTATCTTCTTATTTTAGAATCTAA
- the minC gene encoding septum site-determining protein MinC, with the protein MTVKSKHVRIKGVKDGLVFLLDDKCPFEDLLSELRFKLEHSHQNILTGPVVHVDVKMGTRLVTDEDKEAVLSILKAQGNLLIRSVDTLEAPKSEVDTSLFLVSGMIRSGQVLHHKGDLLLLGDVNPGGTITCTGDIYILGALRGMAHAGVEGNEGAVIAASMMSPTQLRIAEIISRPPDEWGTRESNMEFAYLQNGAMQIDKIHNIFKVRQDLNVFKGV; encoded by the coding sequence ATGACAGTGAAATCCAAACATGTAAGGATTAAGGGCGTAAAAGACGGCCTGGTATTCCTGCTAGACGATAAATGTCCCTTTGAAGATCTTCTGAGTGAGCTTCGATTCAAGTTGGAACATAGCCATCAAAATATTTTGACTGGACCTGTTGTTCATGTTGATGTCAAGATGGGAACTCGTTTGGTGACGGATGAAGATAAGGAAGCAGTGCTAAGCATTCTAAAGGCTCAAGGTAATCTGCTGATTCGTTCGGTGGATACGCTGGAAGCTCCGAAGAGTGAGGTGGATACTTCATTATTTCTAGTGAGCGGGATGATTCGATCCGGCCAAGTGCTGCATCACAAGGGTGACTTGTTGTTACTCGGTGATGTAAATCCGGGAGGGACTATAACCTGCACGGGTGATATTTATATACTTGGAGCGCTCAGAGGTATGGCTCACGCGGGAGTAGAGGGAAATGAAGGTGCTGTTATAGCAGCCTCTATGATGTCACCTACCCAACTGCGCATAGCCGAAATTATAAGCCGCCCTCCGGATGAGTGGGGAACACGAGAGAGCAATATGGAGTTCGCGTACCTACAGAACGGGGCTATGCAGATCGACAAGATTCATAATATATTCAAGGTTCGTCAGGATTTAAATGTGTTTAAAGGGGTGTAG
- the rplU gene encoding 50S ribosomal protein L21, whose amino-acid sequence MYAIIETGGKQYKVQEGDVLFIEKLDAVDGENVTFNRVLAVSNEGGLTAGTPLLSGATVTAKVEKHGKGHKVVVYKYKPKKNYHKKQGHRQPYTKVTIEKIQA is encoded by the coding sequence ATGTATGCAATTATCGAAACTGGCGGCAAACAATACAAAGTCCAAGAGGGCGACGTATTATTCATTGAGAAACTAGATGCTGTAGACGGCGAAAACGTAACGTTTAACCGTGTATTGGCTGTTTCCAACGAAGGCGGTTTGACTGCAGGAACTCCGCTTTTGAGCGGCGCAACTGTAACAGCTAAAGTTGAGAAACATGGTAAAGGCCACAAGGTTGTAGTTTACAAATACAAACCTAAGAAGAATTACCACAAGAAACAAGGTCATCGTCAACCGTACACAAAAGTAACTATCGAGAAGATTCAAGCGTAA
- the mreD gene encoding rod shape-determining protein MreD produces the protein MSMRRSVLILILFLLFVLEGTLLPWIIPDVWQMRIIPNLVLVVVLFVTIYHHRHTALVLGLSFGMLHDIVFYGRILGAHSFTMGLSAYLIGLIFQAPRAPLPLMMTVILLGSLLDNSMLFGIYSVFNLNQQPYNWALLHYMLPTMLFHFAIALILYIPVRRQLLLLKNETRKEETT, from the coding sequence GTGAGTATGCGAAGATCCGTACTTATCCTAATCTTATTTCTGCTGTTTGTCCTGGAAGGAACGCTTCTGCCATGGATTATTCCGGATGTTTGGCAAATGCGGATCATTCCTAATCTAGTTTTGGTAGTGGTACTATTTGTAACGATTTATCATCATAGACATACGGCTCTCGTTCTGGGTCTTTCCTTCGGAATGCTGCATGATATTGTATTTTATGGACGAATCCTAGGTGCACACTCCTTTACTATGGGTTTGTCGGCTTATCTGATCGGACTTATTTTTCAAGCTCCACGTGCGCCTCTGCCGCTCATGATGACGGTAATTCTGCTAGGCAGTCTTTTGGACAATAGTATGCTGTTCGGGATTTATAGTGTATTTAATTTGAATCAGCAGCCTTACAACTGGGCCTTATTGCATTATATGCTGCCTACGATGCTCTTTCATTTTGCTATCGCCTTAATCCTCTATATTCCGGTGCGACGACAGCTATTGCTATTGAAAAATGAGACGCGCAAGGAAGAAACTACATGA
- the minD gene encoding septum site-determining protein MinD produces MGEAIVVTSGKGGVGKTTTTANIGTALALQGKKVCLVDTDIGLRNLDVVMGLENRIIYDLVDVAEGRCRLNQALVKDKRFDELYMLPAAQTKDKTSVTPEQVRDIILELKKEYEYILIDCPAGIEHGFRNAIAGADKAIVVTTPENAAVRDADRIIGLLEQSHVESPKLIVNRIRQNLVKSGDMLDIEDILQVLNIDLIGIVPDDEMVIRAANSGEPTVMNPDSPAAIAYRNIARRILGDSVPLMQLNRKPGAFKKFKKFFGIT; encoded by the coding sequence ATGGGAGAAGCGATTGTCGTGACCTCGGGCAAAGGCGGAGTTGGCAAAACGACCACAACAGCCAATATTGGGACCGCGCTTGCGTTGCAGGGCAAAAAAGTATGTCTCGTTGATACGGATATCGGATTGCGTAATTTGGATGTTGTTATGGGGCTTGAGAATCGGATTATTTACGATCTTGTAGATGTGGCGGAAGGAAGATGCCGCTTGAACCAAGCGCTTGTGAAAGATAAGCGCTTCGATGAACTCTACATGCTGCCCGCTGCACAGACAAAGGATAAGACATCTGTTACTCCTGAGCAGGTCAGAGATATTATTCTTGAACTGAAGAAGGAATATGAGTATATTCTGATTGATTGTCCGGCAGGAATTGAGCATGGCTTTCGCAATGCGATAGCTGGTGCGGATAAAGCTATCGTTGTGACAACTCCAGAGAACGCCGCTGTCCGCGATGCTGACCGTATTATCGGTCTGTTGGAACAATCTCATGTAGAATCTCCAAAGCTGATTGTTAACCGGATCCGCCAGAACCTGGTCAAATCGGGGGATATGCTGGATATCGAGGATATATTACAGGTGCTGAACATTGACCTCATCGGTATCGTTCCTGATGATGAGATGGTAATCAGAGCTGCGAATAGCGGAGAGCCGACCGTAATGAATCCCGACTCGCCTGCAGCTATTGCTTACCGCAATATTGCCAGACGGATTCTGGGCGATTCAGTACCGCTGATGCAGCTCAACCGGAAGCCGGGCGCTTTTAAGAAATTCAAGAAGTTTTTCGGTATCACCTAA